A part of Liolophura sinensis isolate JHLJ2023 chromosome 1, CUHK_Ljap_v2, whole genome shotgun sequence genomic DNA contains:
- the LOC135473506 gene encoding uncharacterized protein LOC135473506 — MSTEEVTEEQQNVQPAKMAPSDESETPGAALNRAVRANEYLSVRHALPKTNISNVILYENTSQERHLVRQLSSLTLRRERQKNVLDLQRRAFVQKQTRKQRKWKREDEFSLNNMNLPSLDKNAVKRPTSMHIMYRNPDYQLKSKSKNATDGKLPPLMEVKREKTEIIFHKNKTFITRVPMSFALNKETFKHHVKYCGQKYLTKGKAAQDDRFQKLDSSLNPTFGDQNTSKDWRRRGSASSSLSSRSSSRTKKRKQSTKVVIPAKPMSATSGKRSSHSIHCKSVTKVERSKSDLAQTRETSAINRKDILSEFKSGDIRSLSKKLSAVE, encoded by the coding sequence ATGTCAACTGAAGAAGTAACAGAAGAACAGCAAAATGTTCAGCCGGCCAAAATGGCGCCGTCTGACGAAAGTGAAACGCCAGGTGCGGCATTAAACAGAGCGGTTCGGGCAAATGAATATCTCAGCGTTCGGCACGCTCTGCCGAAAACCAACATTTCTAACGTGATTTTGTACGAGAACACGAGTCAAGAGCGTCACTTGGTCAGACAACTTTCCAGTCTCACATTACGGCGGGAAAGGCAGAAAAACGTCTTAGATCTTCAGCGGCGAGCCTTCGTGCAAAAGCAGACGAGGAAGCAGAGAAAATGGAAAAGAGAAGACGAGTTTAGTTTGAACAACATGAACCTGCCATCATTAGATAAAAACGCCGTCAAGCGACCGACGAGTATGCATATTATGTATAGGAACCCGGACTATCAGCTGAAATCCAAGTCCAAAAATGCCACAGATGGTAAATTGCCGCCGTTGATGGAAGTGAAACGCGAGAAAACGGAAATcatatttcataaaaacaaaacatttattacTCGCGTTCCAATGTCATTTGCTCTTAACAAAGAAACCTTTAAACATCACGTAAAATACTGTGGACAAAAGTACCTAACCAAAGGTAAAGCCGCACAAGATGACCGATTTCAGAAACTAGACTCTTCTTTGAATCCGACCTTTGGAGACCAGAATACTTCAAAGGATTGGCGTAGGCGTGGTTCGGCGTCTTCCTCCCTATCCAGTCGGTCGTCATCACGGACAAAGAAACGAAAACAGTCGACAAAAGTCGTCATTCCCGCCAAACCAATGTCAGCAACATCGGGCAAGAGATCTTCACACTCTATCCATTGTAAAAGTGTCACCAAAGTAGAAAGGTCGAAATCGGACTTGGCACAAACTCGTGAAACAAGCGCTATTAACAGAAAAGACATCCTCAGTGAATTCAAAAGTGGGGATATAAGGAGCCTTTCCAAAAAGCTTTCAGCAGTGGAGTAA